In Deltaproteobacteria bacterium HGW-Deltaproteobacteria-18, the following proteins share a genomic window:
- a CDS encoding chemotaxis protein CheX, protein MDPSLAKPFIKATKDVLAAMAALEVVAGTPYVKKDKMARGDVSAVIGITGDKQGTFSISFDRKTAVHIVKQMLGDAIEDILQDVQDAMGEITNMISGQARVGLVDMGLKLQGSTPSVIMGDNHTIAHMSSALAIAIPFSCEAGTFTLEFCFE, encoded by the coding sequence ATGGACCCATCGCTGGCCAAACCCTTCATCAAAGCAACTAAAGACGTCCTCGCCGCCATGGCCGCCCTCGAAGTCGTGGCCGGCACGCCGTATGTCAAGAAAGACAAAATGGCCAGAGGCGATGTCTCCGCCGTAATTGGCATCACCGGGGACAAACAGGGAACCTTCTCCATCTCCTTCGATCGCAAGACCGCCGTGCACATCGTCAAGCAGATGCTCGGCGACGCCATCGAGGACATCCTGCAGGACGTACAGGACGCCATGGGCGAGATCACGAACATGATCTCCGGCCAAGCCCGTGTGGGTCTGGTCGACATGGGTCTCAAGCTGCAGGGCTCCACCCCGTCGGTCATCATGGGCGATAACCACACCATTGCGCACATGAGTTCGGCCCTGGCCATCGCCATACCCTTCTCCTGCGAAGCCGGGACCTTCACCCTGGAATTCTGCTTCGAATAA
- a CDS encoding prepilin peptidase: MVELFFYPAFFYTIALILGLCLGSFYNVCVHRYLVGMSVISPGSHCPACGHVLSWWENIPVLSYLLLGAKCRSCKGKIHWRYPAVELLSGILALLFAIKFGPTAQWLTYMVFLGIFLVASFIDLDSFILPDVLTYPAAILALSTPLFLPVDWVETLLGAFFGAGIFLVLQQVYLRLRGIDALGTGDIKLMLSLGALVGLSLLPLMILLSALCALAVAVVYLRRPEGQGLRTAVPFGPFLCLGAVLTLLWGEDLLLMIMNF; encoded by the coding sequence ATGGTTGAGCTGTTTTTTTATCCCGCTTTTTTTTATACCATTGCCCTCATTCTGGGACTTTGCCTGGGCAGTTTCTACAATGTCTGCGTGCATCGCTATCTGGTGGGCATGTCCGTGATCAGTCCCGGCTCGCATTGTCCGGCCTGCGGCCACGTGCTTTCCTGGTGGGAAAATATTCCGGTCCTGTCCTACCTGCTGCTGGGTGCGAAGTGCCGTTCCTGCAAGGGGAAGATCCACTGGCGCTATCCGGCTGTGGAGCTTTTGTCCGGAATCCTGGCCCTGCTCTTTGCGATCAAATTCGGTCCGACGGCGCAGTGGTTGACCTACATGGTATTTCTGGGGATTTTTCTGGTGGCCTCTTTCATCGATCTGGACTCCTTCATTCTGCCCGACGTTTTGACCTATCCGGCGGCCATCCTGGCTTTGTCCACCCCGCTTTTTCTGCCCGTGGACTGGGTTGAGACCTTGCTTGGCGCTTTTTTTGGCGCGGGAATCTTTCTTGTCCTGCAACAGGTTTACCTGCGGCTGCGCGGGATCGATGCCCTCGGAACCGGGGACATCAAACTCATGCTCAGCCTTGGGGCCTTGGTCGGCCTGTCCTTGCTGCCACTCATGATCCTTCTCTCCGCCCTGTGCGCCCTTGCGGTCGCCGTGGTCTACCTGCGCCGTCCCGAAGGCCAGGGTCTGCGCACGGCCGTCCCATTCGGCCCGTTTCTCTGTCTTGGCGCGGTCCTGACCCTGCTCTGGGGAGAGGACCTGCTCCTGATGATCATGAATTTTTGA